The proteins below are encoded in one region of Silene latifolia isolate original U9 population chromosome 2, ASM4854445v1, whole genome shotgun sequence:
- the LOC141641989 gene encoding uncharacterized protein LOC141641989, with protein MAQLFIKQAQVYAKTRPTYPLDLFQFIASKTPVRDLVWDVGTGSGQAIPPLAELFKNVIGTDTSQKQLAYAPKLPNVKYNQTPPIMSIDQIQQNIGPQSTVDLVTLAQALHWFDLPKFYDNVKYVLKKPNGVIAAWCYTTPCVNDNVDSVFNPFYKIDSNPYWEAERKIVDNKFMDVYFPFEPVEGLDHTGPFEFESQKMMCLDDFVTYLRSWSAYNTAKEKGVELLTNEVLEKFEHAWNSGDEGSHEKLVTFPIYLRIGKVGNCTSTN; from the exons ATGGCACAATTATTTATTAAGCAAGCACAAGTCTACGCTAAAACAAGACCAACTTACCCTCTTGACCTTTTCCAATTTATTGCTTCTAAAACTCCCGTCCGTGACCTTGTTTGGGACGTCGGTACCGGCAGCGGCCAAGCCATTCCTCCC CTAGCGGAGCTTTTCAAGAATGTGATAGGCACAGACACGAGCCAAAAACAACTAGCCTACGCACCTAAACTCCCAAATGTCAAATACAATCAAACTCCACCAATTATGTCAATTGACCAAATCCAACAAAATATTGGGCCACAATCAACCGTGGACTTGGTAACATTAGCCCAAGCATTACATTGGTTCGACCTACCAAAATTCTACGATAATGTCAAGTACGTCCTAAAGAAGCCCAATGGTGTTATCGCGGCATGGTGCTACACCACTCCTtgtgttaatgacaatgtggacTCGGTTTTCAATCCGTTTTATAAAATCGACTCAAACCCGTATTGGGAAGCGGAACGTAAAATCGTGGACAATAAATTTATGGACGTTTATTTCCCATTCGAGCCAGTGGAGGGATTGGATCATACTGGACCGTTTGAGTTCGAGTCTCAAAAGATGATGTGCTTGGATGATTTTGTGACGTACCTTAGGTCTTGGTCTGCGTATAACACCGCTAAGGAGAAAGGAGTAGAGTTGTTAACAAATGAGGTGTTGGAGAAGTTTGAGCATGCTTGGAATAGTGGTGATGAGGGTAGTCATGAAAAGTTAGTTACGTTTCCTATTTATTTGAGGATTGGCAAAGTTGGGAATTGTACTAGCACTAATTAA